The region TGCCGCGCTCGCCACAGCCGATGTAGACGACGATGTCGGCGTCCGAGAACTTCGCGAGCGACTGCTGAGTCACCGTCTTTCCGGAGCCGAAGGGGCCGGGGATAGCCGCCGTCCCGCCCTTTGCGAGCGGGAACAGCCCGTCCTGGACGCGCTGGCCGGTCACCAGCGGGCGATCCGGCGAGCGCTTGTTCGCCGAGGGACGGGCTTTGCGGACCGGCCACTCCTGGCGCATGGCGATCTCCTCGCCCGTATCGAGCTCGGCGACCGTCTCGGTGACGTCGAACTCGCCGGCCTCGATCGCGGTGATCTCGCCGCCCTCGGAATCGGGCGGCACCATCACCTTGTGGTCGACACTCGGGGTCTCGGGGACGGTGGCAATGATGTCGCCGGCCTCGACGGTGTCACCCTCGCTTACCTCGGGGGTGAACTCCCATGTCTCCTCCAGGTCGATCCCCGGAGCGTCGACCCCGCGATCAAGGAAGGCGCCCATCCGCGATTCGAGCACGTCAAGCGGGCGCTGGACACCGTCGTAGATGGTGTCGAGCATGCCCGGTCCGAGGTCGACGCTGAGCGGCTCGCCCGTGTTCTTGACGGGGCCGCCGGGGCTGATTCCCGAGGTCTCCTCGTAGACCTGAATCGTCGTAATGTTACCTTCGATCTCGATGACTTCGCCCATCAGGCCCTCCTGCCCGACGTAGACGACGTCGTTCATCCGGGCGTCGAGATCGATCGCGCTCACGACGGGTCCGCTCACGCTCTCGATCCGGCCCTCACTGACGACGTCGATGTCAGTCTGTGTTGCTTGGCTCATGTGTGTGGTGTGGTGTATTGGTTAGGAGTCGTCGTCCATCAGGTCGATACCGATCGCGCGCTTGATCTTCTCGCGCAGCCCGCCGCTGCCCGCGCCGCCGCCGAGCATCACGAACGTCGGCTCGACGCTCGTCTCGGCGTCCCGCCGGAGGTTCCGCGAGAGGTACTCGAGGTCATCCTCGTGCATGATCGCGATGCCGACGTCCTCGTTCTCGAGCACGCGCGAGACGGCCTCGTCGAGGTCGTCGTCCTTCTCGTCGTCGGGGACGTTCTCGAAGACGCGCACGCCGGCGAGACGAAATCCGGTCGTGAACTCGGGGCTGCCGATAACTGCGATCTCCTGGCTCATAGTATCACCAGCTCCTCTTCGATCTCCTCGCTACTCAGTCCGGCCTCCCGGCCGCGCGCGATCGCCCGGATGTTGTCGACCTCGCGCTCCTTCGCGAGGATGAACGACAGCACGGAGGCGATCGTCATCGGGTAGCGGTTCGCGAGCCGGTCGGCGTACGCCGACAGTGCGGTGTCGAGGGCGTGCTCGAACGCGATCAAGCTCTCTGCGCTACGTAGCTGGGCAAGCGCCTCGTCGAGCCGGTTCCCGTAGGTGCTCTCCTCGATCCGGGTCAACAGCTCGTCGCGGTTCGTGACCAGCCCCGACATCTCGCGCCGGTCGAACAGCGTTCCGCCCTCGATGAAGTACTCGCCGGGATCGATGTCCGCGCCGGTTCGCGCCAGCCGTAAGGCGTTGCGGGCGTTCCGGAAGTCAATCTCGGCCTGCAAGAACTCGACGTACCGGGCGACCGGGTCGTCGGGCTCGTTGCTCACCCGACCGACGTTGTCGAGGATGTGTTCGTAGTAGGTCCGGTCGACGGCGTTTTCGAGCGGAACGAGCGTGTCGGTCTCCTCGTAGTCTTCGTAGGCCGCCGCGAGCGGCTCCTCGAAGATGGTGCCGTCGAGCTGTTCGACGACCTCCTCGATCGAACGCGCTTCGAGCAGGCGGTCGATCTCCCGGTCGGAGAACTCGCCTGCGCGGATCAGGTCGGACTCGATCTCGTCCTGATCGGCGCCGGCGTAGAGCCCCCGAATGATCGTCTTGACGTTCCACGCGTCGAACTTCCGGAGGTAGTTCGCGATGAACTCGTAGAGGCGACCCTCCGCCCAGTCGAGCAGGTCGTCGAAGTGCTTCGCGAGGTTCGCGTGCAACGCGTACTCGATCAGGTCGACGCCGCTGTGGCGCGAGCCCAGCGCGTTGATCTCCTCGCCGTATTCGGTCTCCTCCATGAACCGGGCGATCTCGCTCGGCCCCATCCGGACCAGCTTGCGGTACTCCTCCTCGTCGAACAACGCGGCGCGGCGAGCCCGAACGCGGGCGTTTACGTACTCCGGGTTCGAGCTCCCGATCGTTCGCGTTCTGGGGCTCATTGCTCGAACAGACGGGTGCTAGCCTCTTTGAGGTTGTCCTCCCAGACGTCGTCGAGCACCGAATCGAACGTGTTGTTCACGCGGACCCGCGAGCTCTCGCTTTCGGCGACGACGCCGCCGAGGCAGTCGTACTCGCCGGCGTACTCGTAGCCCGCGTAGGGCTCGAGCAGCGCCGCGATCAGCGCCTCGTCGTCGGCCCGTCCGTAGACCTGTACGGAGGCGTTCTCGTCGAACTCCTCGGCGGTTGCCGCGATCAGCTCGTCGGTCAGCTCCTCGCGGCGCTCGCCGTCGAGGGCCGCGATCTCTGCTTCGACCCGCTCGTGGACGTCCTCGAGGACGTCGCGTCGGGCTTCGAGACGTTTCTGTTTGGCTTCGAGGTTCGCACTCGAGAGTTTCTGCTCGCGCTCCTGAGCGATCTCGCGCTCGACCTCGTGCTCGCGGTCGGATCTGATCTCCGCCGCGTCAGCTTCGGCCTCGGCGATGATCGCGTCGACGCGCTCGTCGGCGTCCGCTTCGATATCGCGGGCACGCGCGCGGGCTTCCTCCCGAATGTCCTCTGCGACCGTTTCTAAACTCATTGATGAAAGGAAAGGGTGCGGTTTAACCGACGACGAACACGACGACCAGCGCGAGGATCACGAGCGTCTCCGGCAGGACCGTAAGCACCAGTCCGAGCCCGAAGAGGCTGCGATCCTCCGCGATCGCGCCCATCGCCGCACTTCCGATGCCACGCTCCGCGTAGCCCGCGGCCAGTGCCGCGAGGCCGACTGCGAGTGCCGCCGCACCCTGAGCGTCGAGGGCGGGGCCGCCGGTTTCTGCTTGCAGTGCGATCGTTGCGTCCGTCAGCGCGTTAGCGAATTCGTACATTGATTAGGTTGGATTCTCGTGTTACTCCGTCGTATGCGTTCGATCGTATCCGAACGGTTCGTAATTCTCCCCACCGCCGTCATAAAACTTCCCAAAGAACTCGACGTATTCGAGGCGTACGCCCTGTAGACCGGCACTCGTGATACCAAGTATCAAGACCAGCGCGTGTCCGACGACGAACACGAGCGCGCCGGCGACGAACGTCAGCACCGTCATCGCGAGTCCGGCGTCGGTCGTGATGATCCCCGGGAACATCAGCTCGCCACCCTCGGGAACCGTCGTATGACCGCCCGTCATGAAGTGAAAGCCCTCCTCGTCCTGATAGGCCCCGACGACCATCAGGTTGACCACGAAGGCCATCCCGGCCTTCGCGAGCAACACTGCGGCCACCCGGGCGTACGAGACGACGTTGACCAGGGCGTTGACGCTCTCGATCAGGCCGGCGAGCCCGCCGACCATGGGACCCTCGTGGCGGATCTCGCCGGCAATCATTGACAGCGCGCCGATGACGAACAGCGCGATCCCCGCGAACCCGACCGTCGCCGAGAAGCCGCCGAAGCCGAGTGCGACGGGATCCCCGTTAAAGACCGTAAAGAGGAAGTCTGGTTTCGAGGAGGACGCCGAGCGGCTGAACACCCACGTCCAGACGCCAATGATCATCAGGATCCACGAGAGGTTGTCGAGATAGGCGGGAACGATCCCCTCGGCCTTCAGGTCGTTGAAGAACCCGAAGAGGAACCCCGTCGAGAGGTGGACCACGCCGATCAGCAGGCTCACGACGAGCCACAGCAGCGCGAAGTTGCTGTCGAGTCCCTTCTGGATGGGGGCATGCGATAGCCC is a window of Halalkalicoccus subterraneus DNA encoding:
- a CDS encoding F0F1 ATP synthase subunit C, whose protein sequence is MYEFANALTDATIALQAETGGPALDAQGAAALAVGLAALAAGYAERGIGSAAMGAIAEDRSLFGLGLVLTVLPETLVILALVVVFVVG
- a CDS encoding V-type ATP synthase subunit F, translated to MSQEIAVIGSPEFTTGFRLAGVRVFENVPDDEKDDDLDEAVSRVLENEDVGIAIMHEDDLEYLSRNLRRDAETSVEPTFVMLGGGAGSGGLREKIKRAIGIDLMDDDS
- a CDS encoding V-type ATP synthase subunit C, whose protein sequence is MSPRTRTIGSSNPEYVNARVRARRAALFDEEEYRKLVRMGPSEIARFMEETEYGEEINALGSRHSGVDLIEYALHANLAKHFDDLLDWAEGRLYEFIANYLRKFDAWNVKTIIRGLYAGADQDEIESDLIRAGEFSDREIDRLLEARSIEEVVEQLDGTIFEEPLAAAYEDYEETDTLVPLENAVDRTYYEHILDNVGRVSNEPDDPVARYVEFLQAEIDFRNARNALRLARTGADIDPGEYFIEGGTLFDRREMSGLVTNRDELLTRIEESTYGNRLDEALAQLRSAESLIAFEHALDTALSAYADRLANRYPMTIASVLSFILAKEREVDNIRAIARGREAGLSSEEIEEELVIL
- a CDS encoding V-type ATP synthase subunit E, which translates into the protein MSLETVAEDIREEARARARDIEADADERVDAIIAEAEADAAEIRSDREHEVEREIAQEREQKLSSANLEAKQKRLEARRDVLEDVHERVEAEIAALDGERREELTDELIAATAEEFDENASVQVYGRADDEALIAALLEPYAGYEYAGEYDCLGGVVAESESSRVRVNNTFDSVLDDVWEDNLKEASTRLFEQ